actgtCAATGTCAAGGACCAGATATACTTCGAAAAATCTCTTTGAAGTTCAAGCATTGAATGAATCGAATTCTGGAGTGGGTTTTGAGGTATtaatgataagttgaaataTTGGTGCATCTAGAATTCATCAAATcctagaaattataaatttgggGAATGGAATTGTAGTGCATGCCTATACACATGTGTGCCCATGATACGGGTAGcctaaaaaaaggaagaaaaaccaTGACATGATGGGTCAGTAATGTAGGCCAACTAATTATGGGAATTCCATCAATCATGTATTTCATAAAAGTTTGGTAGAAATGAACAGAAACTGCTTGGTTTTTGTCTAACCGAACCTTTGTCTGTTTTACGCTATACAAAAACCGCTTCAAGTGCCATCTTCTAATGGAACATAGGTGTGAGCCATTTACTTGATTTGTAgagccttttttgtttttatgtatttgttaGTTTTAGAATGACTGTAAGAGACTTCAAATTTGTATTCTGTAATGTTTTAATTTACCTATAAACAGTAAACTACTAAACTtgcctagaaaaaaaaaaaaaaaagccaaaccCTTGTCTCCATCTTTGGCCAAATGGATTTCCGAGTTTTAAATTGGAGTGTATTTTTCCACTTTCCTCGCAACTTCACACTGGAAAAAAACAGGTAGTGCGTGTCCCACGGATTACTCTTTCGGCCAAGCCGTGATTGATGGCAAAAACTTGCACAAGGGAGAAGGAACTCTCAAAGTTTCATCACGCGTCTAgcttattttcataatttttttcaattcatcttatctaattattataatttttttaaaatttaacatttttcaaatattaaaataaaaataatattaaaaaaatatattttaataatattttatttaatttttaattttaatttcaactgaTCTCGTcgaataaacaaagaaaaaaaacgaGAGAACGGAACATGGCCATGCAGACCCCACACCACTTTCTCttgctctttctttttctttagtcACTCTCAAGCTTCAACTAACATCAAATTTACAAGAGAAAACCAGACCGCCCAAAAATAGTCCAAGTCACCCTCAACTTGATGATCACCctcttttttttacaatatctCCAACCCTCAAGgcttcaactatatatatatatacacatctcTCAAATTATCACAGACAAAATTAACACACATTCGCATCATTCCTAGATAGCCATGGATTGGTTCTCATGGCTATCTAAAACAGGCCTCGAGCCGTCTCTAGTTTACGAGTACGGTCTCGCTTTTGCTCACAAtgagcttgaagaagaagacatacTTTATTTCAACCATGAGTTTCTCCAAAGCATGGGGATTTCCATAGCCAAGCACAGGCTAGAAATCCTCAAGCTTGCTAGAAAGGAGAAGGGAGGAAGACCGCGTTCCTTATCAAGGCTTCTCGTCGCCATGAGGAAGACAAAAAGGTGCTTGGCTAACTGCATCCGCACATGGATTCGCCGTGAGGAGTCGGCTCTGGTGCTTGTGCCGAGGCCTAGTTATGGAACAAGATGGAAGGGAGCAatgttgaagaggaacaaaACATTGACGACGGTAAAACAAGAGAGGTTGTTGCTCACAAATGGGAGTCCTATGGTGTTTGCTTCAGGGCCTCTTCGGTTAGATAGTTTTTCGAGCCCTTTGGGGTATGATCTCCGTAAGGAGGAAAAGATGGACGGCAACGATGACGGGTACTGGTCCGCCGGTGCTGAAGAGATCAGGTGGGATACCATGTTTCAGGATTTGAAACCCACCTGAGTTTTCCCTCTCTGTTCTGTTTTTTCCTCTTGTATTTCGCATttgatctctctttcttttcgtTCTTTTGGGGGGTGTTTGTGGAGTTAATTCAATGGTGAGAGATGGGTTTTTGGGTTCTTCCACCAGAGAGTTTTGGTTGTGTTTCAGAAGAGAGCTGTTTTGtctttttagattattttttttttcattaatggTGGGATCATCCAGATGACAGACTTTAGCACCCAAGGGTCTGCTTCAGTAATGAGATTGTCTCCCCCTGCTTTTGTATTTTCAATGACTTTATTGAAagataggggaaaaaaaaaaaaagagcactaGTATCTTTAATGTGTTCGTGAATCATGAGCTGAGCAGAATGATAACGTGCAATGTCCGGTACTTTCACCCCATCCTGCTGAGATTCAAGAATGGTTAAATGcatcgatttttatttttttatgacgaCGACCGACACAACTTATTCATATGAGTTGGTGAAATTACTCTGTACGACTTTTAGTTTCTTTTACCTTCGACAAATTCACTTCAGTTGATAATTTTGACCCATCGAGTATATACGAAACATGTATGAATGAGTTTTCTGAGTCTGACAAAAACTGGATTGACCCAAATGTAATTCGATTGTCATAAAAGAAAGGTACACAGGTTGATCCATCCGGGATCTGTCTCGTCTTCGGTCGTTTTAGTCGGGAAATATTTACCAAACGGGCTGGATTGCAATGAGTAAAAAATTTCGTTGAAAGCATTCTAGCATGGTTTTCCCTTGAGAATGGAAGAGAGCAAGAGGATACCAAGAGCATTTATATAAAGTGTAATTTCAGAATTCTATGGAGTCTCACAGGGTACGTGAGCTGATAGCAGACTAACTAAGCTAAAGATGTAGCAGCTGGATTTATGTCAAAATTATGAAGATTTCTCCTCAAAAATGAAATGTGATTGTGTTTATACATAATAAGTACAGTTCCTCAAAAGGCCAATGTAGCAAATGTCGATATGAATGTGAGGCATCTACTCTAAGCCCCCAAACTTTGTAATAACAACAAATGACTTCGATTGAAGCTTCCCCGAATAAATCATCTCCTTGGGGGTGAGGGAGGCTCAACAGATTTTCACACAAGTAATAGTAGTACATTTGCAAAGGCACACCTCGGATATTCCCTTGGTAGTTAACTTATGGAAGCATACCTGTACAACATTGGAACACCTCAATCATCTCAGCTCGGGAACTAGGAACCCACATTGTCAGTAATTTGTATTTTGAAGAAGTCGAAAAGAACCACCAGCATAAAGCAGTTGGTAGACCGGTTGCACTCTAATGGTCAGAATTGTGCTCAAGATGGTGCCCAGCCCACAAACTCCAGCCAGAACCAGGAAAGTGAGCCTGAAGCAATTGGAACCTAAACAGGTAGACCCTCCTTGTGTAGCAGCTTCAGCATCATATAAATAACCAGCAAGCAGAGCTGAGAAAAGGATTGCACCAATAGGATTGCCTAATGCCATGGTGCTGTATATTATGCCAAAATGCTTTAAGCCGAAAATCTCAGAGGCGGTTGGGACCATCGTAGAATACTGAACACCATAGCAGATTCCAAGTAGAGCAGTAGCAATATAGAGAGTAGAAGTGAGGGATAATGCAAATAGAAGGAAAGATACGGTCATTACAATATGTGCACATATCATCCAAAACGTGCGAGGAAGTGTTCTCGACCTGCAAGAAACATAGTCTCATATCTAGTGAAAATCATGGCCTTACAAAGTAGCAAGAAAATATCCCCTTTCAAAACACACAGGAATCAAAGGTTCACTTGAGTAAGAGAAAATCAAGTTTTATTGCGAAAAACAAGTAACCaattggaaagagagagaggaatcatATTCCGAACTAGTTTACGACCAATTAAATCAAAGGCAACAAATAATGACCTGACAAAGTGTTCAGAAACAGCACCCGCACCAAGACGACCCACAAAATTGCAAAAGCTGAAGAGAGACAACAACAAGGTTGTATCATCAACACCTAATGCAACCCCAATCTGAGCCAGATTATTTAGAACTGTTATTCCTGGACCAACCGCAAGAAAGTATGAAAACCAAAGAAGCCAAAAATCAGCCTTGATTAGAGCTTCACGGAACTTGAAATCTTCCCCCCTACGGGGgcctctccttttcttcttcactGCCCCCTCCCCAACAGCAAGAAGTGTTTCCACATCTGAAGCATCCTCTCTCTCATGGAAATTTCCAAGATGTGTAGATGATGAAGTTGGTGTTAACAAAGGATCTGTTTGGGTTGAACCAACTAaatcatctgaagaataaacaGGGGCACCCAGTTTCTTTGCaggaaaaaatgtcattttcgcAGGAATTACGAGGGGGGACATCAGAAGTATAACCATTATGGCAACTAAAATGTAGGAAACAGTGCCACTTAGAGAAACTGTGTCACTTGTCACTGTGGTCGCGAGAAGATAGATGGCAAGCAAAACACTAGAAGCTTgtgtgaaaataaaatgaacatgCTCTGAAGAGTCTTCTCCAGATGCCGGAGTACAAGCCCGAATAAGGTACATCATGGCTAAACATAAAAAAGGAAGCCCAAGTGCAAGGAATAACAATAGTTTTGAAGCTGAGTCATTTAGCACCATACTGCATATTACTGTATACACTGCAGCACTGATCCCGATATAACCTTTGAGAATGCCAGCAACTGTGCCCCTACTGAGAGGGAAGTTTCTCATGTTGGTTACAAGCACAGCTGTGCCAAACCATGCACAGCTGTTGGCTCCAATACATAGCGCAAGCCATAACTGCCATTGGAGATGCACATTATAACTACATATTCTTTAGTGGGCAGGGATATGTATATAACAATAACAGGATTCTAAATGCAAAGTGCACCACAAAAATTTAAGGCATGAGATGTTATGATGGAAACAAATGAAATTAGCAGTGACTGCAAACAGCTCAAGGGGGTAAATGAACTATGTAGCTCTGTAGTTTGCATGCAGATAACAGGATTATAAAATCGACTAAAAccaaatatacatacatacatatatatatatatatatatatatccacgatattcctccgccataagtgagggctattaataaaattggtgCTACGTCctctttcaatatatatatatatatatagagagagagagagagagagagagagcacccAAAAATAGGGGAATACATTAACTTGAAAAGAAgcaattaaaattcaaaattatcaatatgTAAAAGATTCCATCAATCGCGAGcagtcaatggatgagctttgGTCCCCatttgtctatggtggtgtctttgaaggaagaggaaagaaagaagctttGTAGAACCAAGCGATCACAaatcaatggatgagcttataGTACTCTTTTATAacactttactccattggtcaattgtaataGATTCCAATGGTTTGAAtattcatgaattccttgtgtCCTTAGTCCTATTCCTCACTGATAAAATCcttatttactgattaaaagaaaagaagaaaaaaaaaaaaaaacagatttcaTCCATCACTAGGTATATGTGGCCGTTTGGAACACTCCTGAAGTGATATTTTGCAATACCCAAGAATCAAACAGAAGGTGTAGATGTTTGCAGTATCCAGACACATGAAGTGCTATGATCAAGCAATCATCAACGAAACTTCATGCATAAACCACCAAACCTCTATATTCATACAAACCCGGTTCAGGAAATAACTACAATCTGTTGGACGATCaagttcaaaaatgggtatgtaaagatttatgctttttttttcaaaccagaatatagaaaagaaaaatatgtatgcTCAAAGACAGTTATTGCAGACAAATCAAGCCCTAAGCAGTAAAACAATTGAATCCATCCagcaatattttcaaaacaaacaaatgcaCGAACAGGTTAAAAACTAATGTTTTGATTAATCTCATTTACGAGACAGTTCTTTCATGCAATTAAATTTTGACGGTGCGAATTCAACCCACcgcaacaacaaaaaaaggaatACACGAGGTTATgtaagaaatacaaataaaaaaagtattggaAAAACTAAACTCAACAGTCAGTTGTCTCAGATAATAGATTTCAAAAAGGCTTGCATAAAGACAAATTAACCTGTTGAGCAATAATGCCAAAACAGTTGAATCCTAAATCGGGTACCCAAAAAGCTTCAATTCTGGACAAAACTAACTCAACAGCTAGTGGTTTTAGGCAATCGAGTTCATATAGTATCCgaaaagatttttcttttcttgaaattaaataatgaataatcaGATCGGAATAGAGTGATGAAATGATCGCTTACCAGCCAATAAGGCAGGTTCTGAACAGTCTGGGAAACAGCGAGCCATAGAACACCATATCCTAAGAAACACAGCAAGGCACCAACCAAAAGCAGAGCCCAAGGAGGGAACTTATTGCAGGCAATACCAGGGAGAATACTCACGCTCTCTCCAATATCGTTAGCCACTCCAAGCAACGTCACCTGCTGCTGGTTGTAGTCCATTACGGATTTGAGTGTTGAGGAGTAGAGTGGGAAGTTGTAGGAATTTCCAGCCGCGATTTGGACCCAGACCGCGGCTGCCAAACCCACCCATGGCGGTCTGCTTCCTACTTTCAGAACTAGTTTTGGCATTGGgttcactattattcacttGTGTACCAAGTGAAAACACACGGAGTATGACAGTATGTTGGAAAGCAGAAGTGTCAGAAATGGAAAAGAGAGAGCTTTGCTATGGATTCTGATCGAAAGAAAGAGATCATATGGGTAATTTGACTAACAAGATGATCAGAGAATCATTCTgatgggaaaaagaaagaatttaaaGGGCCGGAAAGATCTCGTGGAAGAAGAAGCTGTATCGAGTGAAATTATTTTAGAGCTGTTGCTACGGATCAGTTACTGTTCACGGCTGATCCGTAGCACCCCTTACGTGTCCCTTACACGTTTAGTtggatttcattattttaatatgaacGGCAAATGTACATCCTACAATTGCAGCCCTCAGTCAAAGATGAAGTTTAAGGCCCCCACAGTTACAGTAAGGCTGCgtgatgttaaaatgaattgagatgaattaaattttttataaatagtaatgagttgagattattgaataaatttaataggatttatttaaaatgaatttaaaatatgtttagatgttaaaatgaatttatatatatttataaaaaattgtaaaagaagtggATCATACCATTATTTTATACTGTTCACGTCAGTACTAAAAACGGAAATCATTCCGTGATCTGGCGCCAAATGCAGCgctaaaaaaatatcatcagaTTTTAATACTGTAGCAAAACGGGCGAAGTCACGCGGGTTTTATGGAAATAAGTTGATGGTCAATGTTAATATTCACTATTCACATATCCGTACATTTTGTGAATGTTatctttcatattattttttctttaatttttttatctgtttccTTTATTTCTCATATTATCATTTCACTATAAcgaaatggggaaaaaaaaaaaaaaaaatcaagtggaGAGAGGAGTCAAGAATCTCTACAAAGTAGAGAAATGTTGCGTTTATGTACAGTGTAGAAATGAGTTGCAGATTGAAACTCGGCTCAAAAGTACGTTTAGATGGCAGACGAAGTTTAAAAAAGAACTAACCTGAGTTGCTTTCAGCACTCAAACGAAGTCAAAGATATGTTGAAtctagataaaaattaaaagtaaataaaatataaaatattatttgaataaaaattagcaattgactttttaatttttaattattttatttaatgactaatgaagtaattattagtaaatttgtttttttaaatatttaaatatatatatatatatataaaatgattgaaacaaaagagagaaaaaaaagtgcaTTTGCACATATGTTTTATTGGTCCTTCGTGGATTCCAGTAGCAgtgtttgaataaaatattgttaaaatattattttttaatattattattattttgaaatttaaaaaaatatgaattgtttattatattttgtatgaaaatttaaaaaaattataataataaaatgagataaaataaaattatttttgtatctaAACAGAACCTAAACCAGAATTCGAAACTTAAGTTTGATCTAACTTAAATTTACATTACTATTTTTCatgcttataaaaataaacgtgAGGACGTGAGGGTTTGGAATTAacggattttttttaatatatattttccacacCAAtctattaaaattgatattctattttttgtggCACGAAATTATCTTGAAAATAAGATATTAACATAACAAAATAACTTACATTTTAATTCTtcgcatcatttttttttttaaattagttctTTCGATATTTTGAATCAGACTTTTGATGTTATAATATTTCTAGCTTTGATAATTTAGGTTAAAAATGTAAGGGTGTTTTTGTTAAGAGAAATGATTCGGACCGGTATCTCCTACAAGTGCTTATTAACGGAGACCAATGGGAATATGCCATGTAAAGGGTTGATAAGATACTGCCCTCTCTGCGCTATAGGAGATCCCTTGTGCATACCCTCACCCCCTCTCTCtgcttgctctctctctctctctcgcaaaCCTTCCATCACCAGAAATCCCTCTCTCCCTTTCAGTTCCGtttctctccttccctctccttCACAAAAACCCTAACATGAAATTTGATAGCAAATGATGAGGACTGTGAAGGATAATGCATTTCAGAATTTGCGAAATGGGTATCAGTGGTAAACATGGAGACGAAACAGATTcagaaatttcttccattttcgaAACTATCTCGATCTCTTTCTGAATTGCTTGCTGATTGGGTTGAGCGTCTTTCTGTGAATTCTCTGTGTGATCTGAGCTCAATGGCATGacctttttttatctaaatcaatttttttttaaaagatagtaaaatattattagacaaatTAACTTGGATGTATTGTGTACGAAACGaaatacacacatacacacgaAAGAACTAGAGGTTCGATCCACGAACAAGATGATCACCAGACACCAGGCACAGTGATTGGTTTAGCATTTGTAGATAATGATAATGACAAAACACCATCGAATTCATAGCGTTAGAAGACTGCAATCCGGAAGAAATCAGAGCAAGGAAATTTGACTCCAAGCAGCAATTCCGACCACCCTTCGCCACGATTATACGACTCCGAGGGCGGAGTTTGGCTTTGACATCAACTGTTCATGTTCGTGGGAAAATTGTAAAAATGCTATTATAATTAGTTGGATTAGTAGCAAGTATGTGTTTAAGAGAGAGACGATTACcgcaagaaaaagaagaagaagaaggtggtAATGTTCCAGGGACGAAGGAGTTCGAGTCGGCCATGGCCTGAAAGCTGGTGATtacagagaaaaagagagggaaggagagagtgagagagagatttttgcAGATGGAAGGatcgggagagagagagcagagagaaaGGGGATGAGGGAATGCACAAAGGATTCCCTGCAGCGCTGAGAGGCCGGTGTTTTCATAATTCCTTACGTGGCATATCCTCATTGGTCTCCGATAATAAACACTTATAAGAGACACTGGTTATAAGTTATTCTCTTTTGTTAAATGGTtgtagtatatatttttcaatacttaGGCATGGTTTCGTTTGTGaaactaatttatttaatcattacaatttttttaaatttataaataaaatacaataaacaatttaattttttcaaattataaaatacaaaatatattctgacaatattttatttaacatttatcTCGCctcatcttattatccaaaccaaATTTTAATAATCACATCCCATCTTAATTATAACGACttaaaatgaatttcaaatcacgttaatttataaaattaaaataaatatttgttattacgattgaagcaaaaagaaaaagttactcTGTATCgtttattcatatatagttgTCTAATAACAAAGTATTAAAGAGAGAACCTTATAACCCATGCTAATTCCTCAATGACCAGGTTGTGATGCAGGGAATATGAGCATTTGGGGGAGTGGGCAAGATGCATTGGAATGCACTTCAATCTAGGGTGTTGAGTCTTGACCTATGGATGTAGGGAGAAGACAGGGATTTGCTTAGAGGACCACACCTATAATTAATCGTTGTCGTTTTACTTTGATGGGATGGTCGTATCAATAACCGTGCAGCAGGATTCCCACTTCTTGCGGTGTATGTCTTATCCATGAACaagtttattttagtttattggCTGGGATTTATGGAATTAGCTCTATAATTGTCCCATTTTATggagtaattattaatatagttcttctatatacaatcGGTAGATACAATCGACATGCAGTCGTTCATATCAcatcatatttaaaatgaattattcatCTCTCATCAGTTCGGTCTCTCTCGTTTCAGCtcttttcatctctctctcatcagctcggtctcttTCTTATCAAGTGTCTCCACGTCAGCCACGTTTACACGCCGTTTGCACTAAACGCTTGCAAGAAAGcgtttttcttattaatatgaTACGTGAGAGTTGACAGCTCAAACAATTAAGATCACACGTTAaggctacgtttagatgttgagttgaattaaattctttatgaataatagtgagttagaATGATAGAGTGAGTTTTATAGAATTTATCTAATATGAGTTATATATTTAAACGTTAAgataagaagttaaaaaagattatggaTCCTACgtgtaaataattattaaattaaaaaaatattgtaaattttatgtgtaaatagattttgagttaaaataaatttaataattttaaaatttaatgtttagatattaaattcaattaatttcaaatgattCTGTCAACCACACGAAGCCTAAAACTAGATAAATGTGGGCTCTAGACGTGACAGAGGCCACGTTGCGGGGAAAGGAGAGGAAGAGTTCAAATTGAGTACGTGATTCCATGAAACCGACTTTGAAATGCcgaattttaattattttttcataaatgtttGGTTTGCAAGCTGTTTATGGGTTTATGGCCGAGGAGGTCCGGTCCGACAGAAATTTTACTTTGGGCCATAAAGGTTTAGTAGAGAAGTAAGGCCCAGTCTGCTCTACTGGATTTGTCAGCAGAAGAGCACGCTACTAATCTTAACCTATGTTCCAGATTGCCTAAACAATTTCCACAATCCCATGCACATGTCTCCTCCCTTGAAACATGGGCTCATGCATACTTATTGATTATCattgtatgtgttttttttttgtagtttttgtttGGGGGCAGGGAACAATTACCAAAATTTCTCATTATTATTGTCGATGTTTGTCAATTGTTGCTATTGGTGCAGGCAGCAGGCCATTGTTAATTAGTATGTTTTTCTCTTTGGACCAAAAACAACTGAAAGGGAATCTTTAACATGTTATATAATTGAGTATAGTGAGGATGTAATTACTgtgcaattttattaaaaaagaataagatttattaattaaaaatttaattttttttatgtgagttatgtatatattattattttttcaaattaattatatgatgCTTGCTACCCtacaactataaatattatttatctatataattgtttagaaaaatagagaacTTGGAATTTGGGTTCAGAAATACAAATATCGTAAATGGATGCCTACCTACGAAACGTTCTTCACGGCAACTTCACTACCCCAGTTCAATCCTTCTTGTTGcctgggaaaaaataaaaataaagtcgcgattttttgggaagaaaaattatatttataattttagaatatgcaACTCCTATATTATGccttttaaaaaagtaagagtgtcaatatATAACACAATATGTGGATTCAACATGAACACGATATAAAATTAGCGGgttttgattatatgttaaCGGATTTTGATCAAAATTAACGAGTTGATCCGGTAAGACGCGATTTATATATGGGTCAACTCATTTAATACTAAACCAACTTGTTATGACCCGTTTAGATTTTATTCACaatcacaattttattattgttaaattgtaatattagtatttttcaatatgcttatgtttttgtTATTGAGATTGTAATTCAGAACCTATACTCATATTTGCTAATATCCatattgtaatattggttttattgtaagttaaaatttaaaaaatatctatattttttgttaatgggTAGTCTAATTGGTTTTTTAGATATTGTgattactaataaatatagattttaacttttacaataaattatattaattaggtcAAATGGATTATGCAGATTAGTTCAATCCATTGAcctgaaatgagttgaaat
Above is a genomic segment from Juglans microcarpa x Juglans regia isolate MS1-56 chromosome 1D, Jm3101_v1.0, whole genome shotgun sequence containing:
- the LOC121261286 gene encoding uncharacterized protein LOC121261286; this translates as MDWFSWLSKTGLEPSLVYEYGLAFAHNELEEEDILYFNHEFLQSMGISIAKHRLEILKLARKEKGGRPRSLSRLLVAMRKTKRCLANCIRTWIRREESALVLVPRPSYGTRWKGAMLKRNKTLTTVKQERLLLTNGSPMVFASGPLRLDSFSSPLGYDLRKEEKMDGNDDGYWSAGAEEIRWDTMFQDLKPT
- the LOC121259075 gene encoding protein NUCLEAR FUSION DEFECTIVE 4, with translation MPKLVLKVGSRPPWVGLAAAVWVQIAAGNSYNFPLYSSTLKSVMDYNQQQVTLLGVANDIGESVSILPGIACNKFPPWALLLVGALLCFLGYGVLWLAVSQTVQNLPYWLLWLALCIGANSCAWFGTAVLVTNMRNFPLSRGTVAGILKGYIGISAAVYTVICSMVLNDSASKLLLFLALGLPFLCLAMMYLIRACTPASGEDSSEHVHFIFTQASSVLLAIYLLATTVTSDTVSLSGTVSYILVAIMVILLMSPLVIPAKMTFFPAKKLGAPVYSSDDLVGSTQTDPLLTPTSSSTHLGNFHEREDASDVETLLAVGEGAVKKKRRGPRRGEDFKFREALIKADFWLLWFSYFLAVGPGITVLNNLAQIGVALGVDDTTLLLSLFSFCNFVGRLGAGAVSEHFVRSRTLPRTFWMICAHIVMTVSFLLFALSLTSTLYIATALLGICYGVQYSTMVPTASEIFGLKHFGIIYSTMALGNPIGAILFSALLAGYLYDAEAATQGGSTCLGSNCFRLTFLVLAGVCGLGTILSTILTIRVQPVYQLLYAGGSFRLLQNTNY